The Sphingobacterium bambusae genome includes a window with the following:
- a CDS encoding GLPGLI family protein — translation MRKFLLSLCFLFLTTALFAQSYKITYQRSYNDKVTPNEDPLLVFTNAEQTVITSEKATQSSAHYPYETFFVDRKQPSAYYRLTNFSADNELATLDSAILNRNTLALTEETKNILGYTCKKATTSVNSNSIEIWYTNDLNVKGAPNELGQNLGLVLEYVRNGNSKITATKIEKIKHIPNHVALRQFKKTVDALTYQDEVWKSRFVHIPVFQNEQINFSDQAKSDSIMRFASGTVIVKKVKIPTLDKGSQAFVQLIEKSNGDAYDRTGSVFMIAEDQAQSFLDGMKNGMQTLPMYNNGDGENYPGMVRTEGYSPIYELMRFFTPFGVAHFNDRLTLKGKTWQDSVVYRQDISEFLGAMNGKEVYIGTYIGNYDKGGHRVSLELTIHPGSSKMEYQNVMSIFNSTNVMEMGGQTYARFFSQEKGLEVSFELPHDAENVQLRYITTGHGGWGNGDEFVPKENSIYLDGEIAFRFTPWRTDCGSYRLYNPVSGNFQNGLSSSDLSRSNWCPGTITTPNYINLGNLKAGKHTLRVHIPQGEPEGSSFSFWNVSGALIF, via the coding sequence ATGAGAAAATTCCTTCTATCGCTTTGCTTCCTGTTCTTGACGACGGCTCTTTTTGCACAATCGTACAAAATTACCTACCAACGCAGCTATAACGATAAGGTTACCCCGAACGAAGATCCGCTCTTGGTATTTACCAATGCCGAGCAAACGGTGATCACCTCCGAGAAGGCCACCCAGTCCAGCGCGCACTATCCATATGAAACATTCTTCGTAGACCGCAAGCAGCCTTCGGCCTACTACCGCCTCACAAATTTCTCCGCAGACAACGAGCTTGCGACATTAGACAGCGCCATATTAAACCGCAATACCTTGGCTCTGACCGAGGAGACCAAGAACATACTGGGCTACACCTGTAAGAAGGCTACCACATCAGTAAACTCCAACAGCATCGAGATTTGGTATACCAACGACCTGAACGTAAAAGGTGCACCAAACGAGCTGGGACAAAACTTAGGGCTGGTATTGGAATATGTGCGCAACGGCAACTCCAAGATCACGGCGACGAAGATTGAAAAAATAAAACATATCCCCAACCATGTTGCGCTACGCCAATTTAAGAAAACGGTGGATGCCTTAACCTATCAAGATGAGGTTTGGAAAAGTAGATTTGTACATATACCCGTGTTTCAAAACGAACAGATCAACTTCTCCGATCAAGCAAAATCGGATAGCATCATGCGCTTTGCGAGCGGAACGGTGATCGTCAAAAAAGTTAAAATTCCGACACTCGACAAGGGCAGCCAAGCTTTTGTGCAGCTGATTGAAAAGTCTAATGGCGATGCTTATGACCGCACAGGATCGGTATTTATGATTGCGGAAGACCAAGCGCAGAGTTTCTTGGACGGCATGAAAAATGGTATGCAAACCCTACCGATGTATAACAACGGTGATGGCGAAAACTATCCCGGCATGGTGCGCACCGAGGGCTACTCGCCCATCTACGAGCTGATGCGCTTTTTCACGCCTTTTGGTGTAGCACACTTCAACGATCGCTTGACGCTGAAAGGCAAAACCTGGCAAGACTCTGTCGTCTACCGACAAGATATCTCGGAATTTTTAGGCGCTATGAACGGTAAAGAAGTGTATATTGGTACCTACATCGGCAACTACGACAAGGGTGGACATCGCGTAAGCTTGGAACTGACCATACACCCCGGCAGCTCCAAGATGGAATATCAAAACGTGATGTCCATTTTCAATAGCACCAATGTGATGGAAATGGGCGGGCAAACCTATGCGCGCTTTTTCAGTCAGGAAAAAGGATTGGAGGTGTCTTTTGAGCTTCCCCACGATGCGGAAAATGTGCAGCTGCGCTACATCACCACCGGGCACGGCGGCTGGGGAAATGGCGATGAGTTTGTACCCAAGGAGAACAGCATTTACCTAGACGGAGAAATTGCTTTCCGCTTTACACCATGGCGCACCGACTGCGGTTCATACAGGCTCTACAACCCGGTATCCGGAAATTTCCAAAACGGCCTTTCCTCATCCGATCTTAGCCGCTCCAACTGGTGCCCGGGAACCATCACTACACCCAACTACATCAACCTCGGAAACCTGAAGGCCGGCAAACATACCTTGCGGGTACATATCCCCCAAGGTGAACCCGAAGGCAGTAGCTTTAGCTTTTGGAATGTCTCTGGCGCATTGATTTTTTAG